A genomic region of Kribbella sp. NBC_00382 contains the following coding sequences:
- a CDS encoding PQQ-dependent sugar dehydrogenase, whose amino-acid sequence MTRRSLRRALLSGLSAVAVTLALAPLTPAATAASTDYQAENATISQGVVESNHAGYTGTGFVNYDNLVGSYVEWTVTAPAGPADVTLRYANGTTAQRPLDFTVNGVAGAVGITFPGTGDWTSWQTKTVRLTLAAGTNKIRARATTADGGPNADKLTVTPTNDDATPPSAPGNLAVSNIKSNAATFTWTAATDNVGVVRYEINRGGNVLKVVDANTLTATVDTLTSNTAYDVSVGAFDAAGNASQQSNVVAFTTPTSGDTQPPSVPGNLRTTSITSNSVGLAWNASTDNSGSIAGYDVYQGATKVSTTSSLTATITNLTPNTQYSFTVKARDPDGNASGPSNAVSVRTASTGTGGIPGYDRDIAKVDLGWSVAFLPDGSGSALVTERDRFEVLLVTSTGQKTTLGKVPGAVTTTGEGGLLGLALSPNFSTDHWVYFYHTAANDNRIVRMKYENGVLATTSEPVLTGLAKNRYHNGGRLRFGPDGKLYATVGDAKNSGNSQNRGSLNGKILRLNADGSAPSDNPFFSEGGNARYVYSYGHRNPQGLAWDSRGQLWAAEFGENSQDELNLIQKGGNYGWPACEGTIGDCGGYIAPKRTWSTSQAGPSGVEIVNDWIYIAGVTGQQLWVTQINSAGTGVGTPQAVFSGRWGRLRSVTKTPDGALWLTSTNADMNGGTPSGIDNVIVRLKFPTP is encoded by the coding sequence ATGACCCGTCGATCCCTTCGGCGTGCGCTGCTCAGCGGCCTGTCGGCCGTGGCCGTCACGCTGGCCCTCGCACCCCTCACTCCGGCCGCGACCGCGGCATCCACCGACTACCAGGCCGAGAACGCCACCATCTCCCAAGGCGTGGTCGAGTCGAACCACGCCGGCTACACCGGTACCGGCTTCGTGAACTACGACAACCTCGTCGGCAGCTACGTCGAGTGGACGGTGACGGCACCCGCCGGACCGGCCGACGTGACGCTTCGCTACGCCAACGGTACGACCGCCCAGCGGCCGCTCGACTTCACCGTCAACGGGGTGGCCGGCGCGGTCGGCATCACCTTCCCCGGTACTGGCGACTGGACCAGCTGGCAGACCAAGACCGTCCGGCTGACCCTGGCCGCCGGCACGAACAAGATCCGCGCTCGCGCGACCACTGCCGACGGCGGCCCGAATGCGGACAAGCTGACCGTCACCCCGACCAACGACGACGCCACGCCGCCGTCGGCTCCCGGGAACCTTGCCGTCAGCAACATCAAGTCGAACGCCGCGACCTTCACCTGGACGGCCGCCACCGACAACGTCGGCGTGGTCCGGTACGAGATCAACCGCGGCGGCAACGTGCTCAAGGTGGTCGACGCGAACACCTTGACGGCCACGGTCGACACGCTGACCTCCAATACGGCGTACGACGTGTCCGTGGGCGCGTTCGATGCCGCGGGCAACGCTTCGCAGCAGAGCAACGTGGTTGCGTTCACGACACCGACGAGCGGTGACACGCAGCCGCCGAGCGTGCCCGGCAACCTGCGCACGACGTCGATCACCTCGAACAGTGTCGGGCTGGCGTGGAACGCGTCGACCGACAACAGCGGGAGCATCGCCGGGTACGACGTGTACCAAGGCGCGACGAAGGTGTCGACGACGAGCTCGCTGACGGCCACGATCACGAACCTGACTCCCAATACGCAGTACTCGTTCACGGTCAAGGCACGCGACCCTGATGGCAATGCGTCGGGTCCGAGCAACGCGGTGAGTGTGCGGACGGCTAGCACCGGGACGGGCGGCATTCCCGGGTACGACCGGGACATCGCGAAGGTCGACCTCGGGTGGAGCGTCGCGTTCCTGCCGGACGGATCCGGCTCGGCGCTCGTGACCGAGCGGGACCGTTTCGAAGTACTGCTGGTGACGTCGACCGGGCAGAAAACCACGCTGGGCAAGGTCCCTGGCGCTGTCACCACGACGGGTGAGGGCGGTCTGCTGGGGCTGGCGTTGTCGCCGAACTTCAGCACCGACCACTGGGTTTACTTCTACCACACGGCCGCGAACGACAACCGGATCGTGCGGATGAAGTACGAGAACGGTGTGCTGGCCACGACGTCGGAGCCGGTACTGACCGGGCTGGCGAAGAACCGGTACCACAACGGCGGCCGGCTGCGGTTCGGGCCGGACGGCAAGCTGTACGCGACTGTGGGCGACGCGAAGAACAGCGGCAACTCGCAGAACCGCGGCTCGCTGAACGGCAAGATCCTGCGGCTGAACGCCGACGGCAGCGCGCCGAGCGACAACCCGTTCTTCAGCGAAGGCGGCAACGCGCGCTACGTCTACAGCTACGGCCACCGCAACCCGCAAGGTCTGGCGTGGGACTCCCGTGGGCAACTGTGGGCCGCGGAGTTCGGCGAGAACAGCCAGGACGAACTCAACCTGATCCAGAAGGGCGGCAACTACGGCTGGCCTGCTTGTGAAGGAACCATCGGCGACTGCGGCGGCTACATCGCGCCGAAGCGGACCTGGTCCACGTCGCAGGCCGGCCCGAGTGGTGTCGAGATCGTCAACGACTGGATCTACATCGCCGGCGTCACCGGCCAGCAGCTCTGGGTCACCCAGATCAACTCCGCCGGTACCGGCGTAGGCACTCCCCAAGCCGTCTTCTCCGGCCGCTGGGGCCGCCTCCGCAGCGTCACCAAAACCCCCGACGGAGCCCTCTGGCTCACCTCCACCAACGCCGACATGAACGGCGGCACCCCAAGCGGCATCGACAACGTCATCGTCCGCTTGAAGTTCCCAACTCCATAA